From Oscillatoria salina IIICB1, a single genomic window includes:
- a CDS encoding cupin domain-containing protein — MKVEHWHEEQDGSFSESALRKKLERRGYRVSRYVYSPGMCFPDHTHNIAKMDAVVSGRFRMTMQGQTVILEAGDCLEVPRGEVHSAEVVGNKPVVSLDGTKS; from the coding sequence ATGAAGGTCGAACATTGGCACGAAGAACAAGACGGTAGTTTTTCTGAGTCAGCACTTAGGAAAAAGTTAGAACGGCGAGGTTATCGAGTTTCTCGGTATGTGTATTCACCAGGAATGTGTTTTCCGGATCATACTCATAATATTGCGAAAATGGATGCTGTAGTTTCGGGGCGTTTTCGGATGACAATGCAGGGACAAACAGTAATTTTAGAAGCTGGTGATTGTTTAGAAGTTCCTCGCGGGGAAGTACATAGTGCAGAAGTAGTTGGAAATAAGCCTGTTGTTAGTTTAGATGGAACGAAAAGTTAA
- a CDS encoding HAD family hydrolase produces the protein MTKKLRALIFDVDGTLAETERDGHLVAFNRAFVDAGLDWNWQPDLYGELLKVSGGKERIQHYLTKYKTDFQVPGELAEFIANLHAAKTKHYQSLLREAAIPLRPGVRRLITEARSQGVRLAIATTSALPNTMALLQQTLDPEWFEVIAAGDIVTQKKPAPAIYYYVLEKMNLSPDECLVFEDSEHGLQAATQAGLKTVVTVNDYTRNQNFSQALLVLDCLGEENLPLQILSEQIFNKAYLDLETLRSLHQKFSNN, from the coding sequence ATGACAAAGAAATTACGTGCTTTAATTTTTGATGTTGACGGTACTTTAGCTGAGACGGAAAGAGACGGTCATTTAGTTGCTTTTAATCGGGCTTTTGTTGATGCTGGTTTAGATTGGAATTGGCAGCCAGATTTGTATGGAGAATTACTAAAAGTATCGGGGGGAAAAGAACGGATTCAGCATTATTTAACTAAGTATAAAACGGATTTTCAAGTGCCTGGAGAATTGGCTGAATTTATTGCTAATTTACACGCAGCGAAAACTAAACATTACCAAAGCTTACTTAGGGAAGCGGCTATTCCTTTGCGTCCTGGCGTGCGAAGATTAATTACGGAAGCGCGATCGCAGGGGGTGCGTTTAGCGATCGCCACGACTAGCGCTTTACCTAATACTATGGCATTATTGCAACAAACACTCGACCCAGAATGGTTTGAAGTCATTGCGGCTGGCGATATTGTGACTCAAAAAAAACCGGCACCAGCTATCTATTATTATGTCTTGGAAAAAATGAATTTAAGTCCCGATGAGTGTTTAGTTTTTGAAGATTCGGAACATGGTTTACAAGCGGCAACCCAAGCAGGATTAAAAACAGTTGTTACTGTTAATGATTATACTCGAAATCAAAATTTTTCTCAAGCTTTGCTGGTTTTAGATTGTCTCGGTGAAGAAAATCTTCCTCTGCAAATTTTATCAGAACAAATTTTTAATAAAGCTTATTTAGACTTAGAAACTTTAAGAAGTTTACACCAAAAATTTTCAAATAATTAG
- the hisG gene encoding ATP phosphoribosyltransferase, which yields MITVALPKGALLSDSIKILKSVGLDFSAFLDKNNRQLQIADPTNTAKGLLVRAQDVPVYVEYGQAELGIVGYDVLREKDPAVAHLADLKFGFCRMSVAVRQESSYRRSLELPLHARVASKFVYCAKEYFRQLDLPVEIIPLYGSVELGPITGMSEAIVDLVSTGRTLRENGLIEIDVLFESTARLIAHPMGYRLGKDNVRDLVAKLRETTV from the coding sequence ATGATTACCGTCGCATTGCCTAAAGGGGCTCTCTTATCTGATAGTATCAAGATCCTGAAATCTGTAGGTTTAGATTTTAGTGCTTTTCTTGACAAAAATAACCGCCAACTCCAAATTGCCGATCCTACAAACACGGCGAAAGGATTGTTAGTCAGGGCGCAAGATGTGCCAGTTTATGTCGAATACGGTCAAGCTGAGTTAGGAATCGTGGGTTATGATGTTTTACGGGAAAAAGATCCGGCTGTGGCGCATTTAGCTGACTTAAAATTTGGTTTTTGTCGGATGTCAGTGGCGGTGCGTCAAGAAAGTTCTTATCGGCGATCGCTGGAACTTCCCCTCCATGCGAGAGTCGCTTCTAAGTTCGTTTATTGCGCTAAGGAATACTTTCGCCAGCTCGATCTACCTGTGGAAATTATACCTCTTTACGGTTCTGTTGAACTCGGACCGATCACTGGAATGTCTGAGGCGATCGTCGATTTGGTTTCCACGGGACGCACTTTGCGGGAAAATGGCTTAATTGAAATTGATGTTTTATTTGAAAGTACCGCCCGATTAATTGCTCATCCAATGGGTTATCGTTTGGGTAAGGATAATGTTCGCGATTTGGTAGCTAAGTTACGGGAAACCACGGTGTAA
- the rppA gene encoding two-component system response regulator RppA, with product MRILLVDDEVELTNPLSQVLSREGYRVDVADSGITGSKLALKQDYDLLILDWMMPKKSGLEICRELRQQGKTTPVLFLTAKDTIDDRVLGLDAGADDYLVKPFELRELLARVRALMRRSLNFESHTQPLKVADLELDKENQLAYRKGRAIELSEKEIQLLELFMRHPNQLLTHSQIYQHLWSEDEKPNSNVLAALVRLLRRKVEAKDELPLIHTVYGKGYRFGEIN from the coding sequence ATGCGTATTTTATTAGTTGATGACGAAGTAGAACTAACTAATCCTCTTTCACAGGTTTTATCTCGCGAAGGTTATCGCGTAGATGTCGCTGACAGTGGCATTACTGGGAGTAAGCTAGCGTTAAAGCAAGATTACGATTTACTGATTCTTGACTGGATGATGCCGAAAAAATCGGGCTTAGAAATCTGTCGCGAGTTACGACAACAAGGCAAAACTACACCAGTTCTCTTTCTAACAGCTAAGGATACCATTGACGATCGCGTTTTGGGACTCGACGCTGGCGCAGACGATTATTTAGTCAAACCCTTTGAATTACGGGAGTTGCTAGCCAGAGTTCGTGCTTTGATGCGGCGATCGCTAAATTTTGAATCTCACACCCAACCACTAAAAGTTGCCGATTTAGAACTTGACAAAGAGAACCAATTAGCGTACCGCAAAGGAAGAGCAATCGAACTCTCAGAAAAAGAAATTCAACTCCTAGAATTGTTCATGCGTCACCCCAATCAACTACTAACTCACTCTCAAATTTATCAGCATTTGTGGTCAGAAGATGAAAAACCTAATAGCAATGTTTTAGCAGCTTTAGTCAGGTTATTGCGTCGCAAAGTTGAAGCCAAAGACGAACTGCCTTTAATTCATACTGTTTATGGAAAAGGTTATCGTTTCGGAGAAATTAACTAA
- a CDS encoding manganese efflux pump MntP — MTLITILSIALGLAADAFAVSICSGLAIRRIKINKALKIALFFGGFQALMPLIGWIIGLSFRVFLTEIDHWIAFGLLSFLGGKMIYEAIQEDDSEVKVNPLDTYVLISLAIATSLDAFAVGLGFSVLNAGIVPAATAIGVVTFFLCFMGVFIGHQFGTWFESKVEIIGGVILIGIGSKILLEHLLAVPIS; from the coding sequence ATGACGTTAATTACAATTCTTTCTATTGCCCTTGGTTTAGCGGCAGATGCTTTTGCTGTCTCGATTTGTAGTGGTTTGGCAATTAGACGTATTAAAATTAATAAGGCTTTAAAAATTGCTTTATTTTTTGGTGGCTTTCAAGCATTGATGCCTTTAATTGGTTGGATAATTGGCTTGAGTTTTCGAGTTTTTTTGACGGAAATCGACCACTGGATTGCTTTTGGGCTTTTGAGCTTTTTGGGTGGAAAAATGATTTATGAAGCCATTCAAGAAGATGATAGCGAAGTCAAAGTGAATCCTTTAGATACTTATGTTTTAATTAGTTTAGCTATTGCTACTAGCTTAGATGCGTTTGCTGTTGGTTTGGGCTTTTCCGTACTCAATGCGGGAATTGTACCTGCGGCAACGGCGATCGGAGTTGTGACTTTTTTCTTGTGTTTTATGGGTGTATTTATTGGTCATCAATTTGGGACTTGGTTTGAAAGTAAAGTTGAAATTATTGGCGGTGTAATTTTAATTGGAATTGGCAGCAAAATTTTGCTGGAACATTTGCTAGCTGTACCGATTAGTTAA
- a CDS encoding transporter: MIQQNWYLLNAALALLTATSVVAQTPPTLQPETETEVLTAVTGTNLEEVIVPTPNQQTLPTFELNSQTQVSVDDSFSTVSLNTSIGENVTLPFQDTTVIIADSSDRATNSEWTSGRPDGHAPIGVMGDHVHKAGEWMVSYRYMFMAMAGNRDGTDNLSTDEVLRDFMVTPEDMTMQMHMFGAMYAPTDDLTLMVMLPFVSKEMDHRTRSGVEFTTNSGGLGDIKFTGLYNVLRENRQRVHLNFGVSFPTGSIDERDDTPAVNDQILPYPMQIGSGTFDLLPGITYLGQTDDWSWGTQLNTAIRLGQNSRDYSLGNRYQLTTWVGRQWTEQVSTSLRLSGQTWGNYDGADSSLNPMMIPTADPELRGGTRLDLGLGINVYFPEGSLAGGRLGVEFEFPVYQSLEGPQLETDWQLTAGLQYSF; encoded by the coding sequence ATGATTCAACAAAATTGGTATTTGTTAAATGCTGCCCTTGCTTTGTTGACAGCAACTTCAGTTGTTGCTCAAACTCCACCAACATTACAACCTGAGACTGAAACTGAAGTTTTGACAGCAGTTACCGGAACCAACCTAGAGGAAGTTATAGTTCCCACACCGAATCAACAAACATTACCTACGTTTGAACTAAACTCTCAGACTCAAGTTAGCGTTGATGATTCATTTTCAACTGTTTCTCTCAATACTTCTATTGGGGAAAATGTAACCTTACCTTTTCAGGATACAACGGTAATCATTGCTGACAGTAGCGATCGCGCAACAAACTCTGAATGGACATCAGGACGACCAGATGGACACGCTCCGATTGGGGTGATGGGCGACCACGTTCACAAAGCAGGAGAATGGATGGTTTCCTATCGCTATATGTTCATGGCGATGGCAGGAAACCGAGATGGCACTGATAACCTCAGTACAGATGAAGTTCTGCGGGATTTTATGGTAACTCCGGAAGATATGACGATGCAAATGCACATGTTCGGAGCGATGTATGCACCGACAGATGATTTGACTTTGATGGTGATGCTTCCTTTTGTCTCGAAGGAAATGGATCATCGGACGCGATCGGGAGTAGAATTTACTACTAATTCCGGAGGTCTAGGCGATATTAAGTTTACAGGTTTGTATAATGTCCTGCGAGAAAATCGCCAGCGCGTTCACCTTAATTTTGGAGTTAGTTTTCCCACTGGTTCGATTGACGAACGCGATGATACTCCGGCGGTAAATGACCAAATTCTTCCTTATCCAATGCAAATTGGTTCGGGAACTTTTGACTTACTTCCAGGGATAACTTATTTAGGTCAAACTGATGATTGGTCATGGGGAACGCAGCTAAATACTGCGATTCGTTTGGGTCAAAATAGTCGCGATTATAGTTTAGGAAATCGCTATCAATTAACAACTTGGGTTGGTCGTCAATGGACAGAACAAGTAAGTACATCTCTACGGTTGAGTGGACAAACTTGGGGAAATTATGATGGTGCTGATTCTAGTTTAAATCCGATGATGATTCCGACAGCAGATCCGGAATTGCGTGGGGGAACTCGCTTGGATTTAGGATTGGGAATTAATGTCTATTTTCCGGAAGGTTCTCTAGCTGGAGGACGCTTAGGTGTTGAGTTTGAGTTTCCAGTTTATCAGTCTCTTGAGGGTCCTCAATTAGAGACTGATTGGCAGTTAACGGCTGGATTACAATATTCGTTTTAA
- the arsC gene encoding arsenate reductase, glutathione/glutaredoxin type: MKKVMFVCKRNSCRSQMAEGFARELGAGKINVTSSGLEASRVHPTAIQVMDEVGIDISDQTSDPLSDFNPEDYDAVISLCGCGVNLPEAWVLREVFADWELDDPDGQPLATFRRVRDEVKERVEKLIDSLS, translated from the coding sequence ATGAAAAAAGTAATGTTTGTTTGTAAGCGAAATTCTTGTCGTTCGCAAATGGCTGAAGGTTTTGCCAGAGAATTGGGAGCAGGTAAAATTAACGTTACCAGTTCGGGTTTAGAAGCTAGTCGAGTTCATCCTACAGCTATTCAAGTAATGGATGAAGTTGGGATTGATATTAGCGATCAAACTTCCGATCCTTTGAGTGATTTTAACCCGGAAGATTACGATGCGGTCATTTCTTTATGTGGCTGTGGGGTTAATTTACCAGAAGCTTGGGTATTAAGAGAAGTGTTTGCTGATTGGGAATTAGATGACCCAGATGGACAACCTTTAGCTACTTTTCGGCGCGTGCGCGATGAGGTAAAAGAAAGGGTGGAAAAGTTGATTGATTCTTTAAGTTGA
- a CDS encoding zinc dependent phospholipase C family protein, whose translation MNTYSHFLMTAALDKGLPRVPIVKKAFLLGSVAPDLPLWFLFTGSIIYYHFLRGWSWEEAFNYIFGELFFQNPVWIGMHNFLHAPIVLLLGIGLLWRSRRKIGSLQRWFFWFFVACLLHSVVDILTHATDGPLLFFPFNWTFRFPSPVSYWEPEYYGNEFSKFEHWLDLVLLIYLLIRPARKLFNRLVANFTNQSQIGTKR comes from the coding sequence ATGAATACCTATTCCCACTTTTTGATGACTGCGGCGCTGGATAAAGGTTTACCAAGAGTACCCATTGTTAAAAAGGCTTTTTTGTTGGGTTCAGTTGCACCAGATTTGCCCTTGTGGTTTTTGTTTACCGGAAGTATTATTTACTACCATTTTCTGCGCGGTTGGAGTTGGGAAGAAGCGTTTAACTACATTTTTGGCGAGTTATTTTTTCAAAATCCCGTGTGGATTGGAATGCACAATTTTCTCCACGCGCCGATTGTGTTATTATTGGGAATAGGTTTGTTGTGGCGATCGCGTCGCAAAATTGGTTCGTTACAACGTTGGTTTTTCTGGTTTTTCGTTGCTTGTTTGCTGCATTCAGTTGTAGATATTTTAACTCACGCGACTGATGGACCGTTGTTATTTTTTCCTTTCAATTGGACTTTTCGTTTTCCCAGTCCCGTTAGTTATTGGGAACCGGAATATTACGGTAATGAGTTTAGTAAATTTGAACATTGGTTAGATTTAGTTTTGTTGATTTATTTACTAATTCGTCCGGCGCGGAAATTATTTAATCGTCTCGTAGCTAACTTTACTAATCAGTCTCAAATTGGGACAAAAAGATGA
- the arsB gene encoding ACR3 family arsenite efflux transporter, with the protein MSTNNTKINTKAVQAGGKLSFFEKYLTLWVIICIISGIVLGKIFPGIATTLDAMSIYQVSIPIAICLFFMMYPIMVKIDFSQAVNAARTPKPVILTLVVNWLIKPLTMVVFAQFFLGWLFRPFLTETEIIRGAEVTLANSYIAGAILLGIAPCTAMVLMWGYLSYSNQGHTLVMVAVNSLAMLLLYAPLGRWLLAANNLTVPWETIVLSVLIYVGLPLAAGMYSRYWIFKHKGEAWFNRRFLKYLSPVSTAALLITLVLLFAFKGELIVANPLHILLIAVPLFIQTNFIFLIAYVAAWKMKLVYEDAAPAALIGASNHFEVAIATAVMLFGLNSGAALATVVGVLIEVPVMLMLVKFCQRTAFWFPREPEKATLCDPRCLSSLN; encoded by the coding sequence ATGAGTACAAATAACACCAAAATTAACACCAAAGCCGTACAAGCTGGCGGTAAACTTAGTTTTTTTGAAAAATACCTTACCTTGTGGGTAATCATCTGCATAATTAGCGGCATAGTCCTCGGAAAAATTTTCCCTGGAATTGCCACCACCCTAGATGCAATGAGCATTTACCAAGTGTCAATTCCCATTGCTATTTGTCTCTTTTTCATGATGTATCCCATCATGGTAAAAATTGACTTTTCTCAAGCCGTAAATGCTGCCCGAACACCCAAACCAGTTATCCTAACCTTAGTGGTTAATTGGTTAATCAAACCCTTGACAATGGTTGTTTTTGCTCAATTTTTTCTCGGTTGGCTGTTTCGTCCTTTCTTAACAGAAACCGAGATAATTCGCGGCGCAGAAGTTACCTTGGCAAATTCTTACATTGCCGGAGCAATTTTATTAGGAATTGCTCCTTGTACGGCAATGGTATTAATGTGGGGTTATCTTTCTTACAGTAACCAAGGACATACTTTAGTCATGGTAGCAGTCAATTCTTTAGCCATGTTGTTATTGTATGCACCCTTGGGGCGATGGTTGCTAGCCGCTAACAATTTAACTGTACCTTGGGAAACAATTGTTTTATCTGTACTAATTTATGTTGGCTTACCTTTAGCCGCAGGAATGTACAGCCGTTACTGGATTTTTAAACACAAAGGAGAAGCTTGGTTTAACCGTCGCTTTCTCAAATATTTAAGTCCAGTTTCAACAGCAGCTTTGTTGATAACCTTGGTGCTTTTATTTGCTTTTAAAGGCGAGTTAATTGTTGCTAATCCCCTGCACATTCTTTTAATCGCCGTACCGCTTTTCATCCAAACTAATTTTATCTTTTTAATTGCTTATGTAGCAGCTTGGAAAATGAAATTAGTTTATGAAGATGCGGCACCTGCGGCTTTAATTGGTGCAAGCAATCACTTCGAGGTTGCGATTGCGACGGCGGTAATGCTCTTTGGTTTGAATTCCGGCGCAGCCTTAGCTACAGTGGTAGGAGTATTAATTGAAGTACCAGTGATGTTAATGCTGGTAAAATTTTGTCAGAGGACTGCTTTTTGGTTTCCTCGCGAACCAGAAAAAGCAACTTTATGCGACCCTCGTTGTCTTAGTAGCTTGAATTAA
- a CDS encoding PstS family phosphate ABC transporter substrate-binding protein, which produces MKNITKKVCKRLSVAGWSVIAITAISACAQIEPEQQESIKVDGSSTVYPITLAIASEFTSEVEVNFSGTGGGFEKFCTGETAINNASRPIQTAEMEACDRAGIRYMELPIAFDALTIVVNPENDWLESITIAELAKIWQPEAEGKITNWNQIRTDFPDRPLTLYGPGTDSGTYEYFTEAVVGESGASRSDYVASEDDEVLVQGVSQDPNALGYFGYAYYEANRDNLKAVAVANNNAAILPSPETLKNAEYQPLSRPLFIYVNAAAAQKNPALQEFVEFYLEKAPETVSSVGYVPLPSEGYNLAMIQFEKGKVGTVFEGKSEFNLTIEELLKKQAKF; this is translated from the coding sequence ATGAAAAATATAACAAAAAAAGTTTGTAAACGTTTATCAGTGGCAGGTTGGAGTGTAATAGCTATAACAGCGATTAGCGCTTGCGCTCAAATCGAGCCGGAACAGCAAGAATCAATAAAAGTTGATGGTTCGAGTACAGTTTACCCAATTACCTTAGCGATCGCCTCGGAATTTACCTCAGAGGTAGAAGTTAATTTTTCCGGTACAGGAGGAGGATTCGAGAAATTTTGTACTGGGGAAACAGCAATTAACAACGCCTCACGACCAATTCAGACAGCAGAAATGGAAGCTTGCGATCGCGCCGGAATCCGCTACATGGAACTACCGATCGCCTTTGATGCGTTAACCATCGTCGTTAACCCAGAAAACGACTGGTTAGAAAGTATTACAATCGCTGAATTAGCAAAAATTTGGCAACCCGAAGCTGAGGGAAAGATAACTAATTGGAATCAAATTCGGACTGATTTTCCCGATCGCCCTTTAACACTTTACGGACCCGGAACTGACTCCGGTACTTACGAATACTTCACCGAAGCCGTTGTCGGCGAATCTGGGGCTAGTCGGAGTGATTACGTCGCTAGCGAAGATGACGAAGTTTTAGTTCAAGGAGTCAGCCAAGACCCCAACGCATTAGGTTACTTTGGCTACGCCTATTATGAAGCAAACCGAGACAACTTAAAAGCCGTAGCAGTTGCTAACAACAACGCTGCCATTTTACCATCTCCAGAAACCCTGAAAAATGCCGAGTATCAGCCACTTTCCCGCCCCTTATTTATCTACGTTAACGCTGCGGCAGCCCAAAAAAATCCCGCCCTCCAAGAATTCGTTGAATTTTACCTAGAAAAAGCACCAGAAACCGTCAGTTCTGTTGGTTACGTTCCCCTCCCCAGCGAAGGTTATAACCTTGCCATGATTCAGTTTGAAAAAGGCAAAGTTGGCACCGTGTTCGAGGGTAAATCGGAATTCAACCTCACCATTGAAGAACTACTGAAAAAGCAAGCAAAATTCTAA
- a CDS encoding ArsR/SmtB family transcription factor — MSTTISVTDTALILAGFRALSDPIRFQVVELLKSGEMCVCDLCEEIGVSQSKLSFHLKTLKEASLVRPRQEGRWIYYSLNLPQFVALEQFLAEYRRTVVMLPAKYCPG, encoded by the coding sequence ATGTCAACAACTATTTCTGTTACAGACACCGCTTTAATCTTAGCTGGCTTTCGCGCTCTTTCCGATCCCATCCGCTTTCAAGTGGTGGAACTTTTGAAGTCAGGTGAAATGTGCGTTTGTGACTTATGTGAAGAAATTGGCGTTTCTCAGTCAAAACTTTCTTTTCACCTCAAAACTCTTAAAGAAGCATCTTTGGTGCGTCCTCGTCAAGAGGGACGCTGGATTTATTACAGTTTAAATTTGCCTCAATTTGTCGCTTTAGAGCAGTTTTTGGCTGAATATCGTCGTACTGTAGTTATGTTACCAGCTAAGTATTGTCCTGGTTAG